Genomic window (Xenopus laevis strain J_2021 chromosome 3S, Xenopus_laevis_v10.1, whole genome shotgun sequence):
tattaaattgatGGCCCACCTCCTTTCCTCTCTGCTCACTGCTTCTGGGCTGTGTGAATGCCGAGAATCCATAACCTGCTGCAAAAGATATTGTTACACTATCCGTTGCATGTGCTGACAAGACTGCTCGTTGCTTAATAGGAAAATACCTGTAACCGCTCCGGTTCTGTCCTCTATGTCACTGCCGTGAACTCTGCACAAGGACTCAGACGCGCAAGCCTGCTACTTCCTATTCACGCAGCGTGCGTCCGGCTCCTCCCTTTAGATGACATCAGCGTGCCGCGTCACTCACAGGCGCGCGTCCTCTTGCACTCCGGCTGATTTCTGATCAGCTACCCAGCTGATCCTTCCTTTTCCGTGCATGCACCCTATACCATCAGGTAAGGTTTTTGCCATGCAGTAATACTATAGCCTAATAGCAAGCCAATCGGCAACGCACTGTAGGCTCTTCAGTAGGAGGAAAAAAGAAGGGTTTAAGAAAAAACCTTCCTACTGGTCTGATTTGTTTTTGGTGAATCACCAGATTCCCGTGGACCATCTAAAACACTCTGCCAGTCTTTGtataggacagaagaaaaaagacAGGAATCAAGGGGGAGGGGTCGAGGTTATATAGGCAGGGACTAAGAGTCTTTAATTGCTTGCAAGGTGCTCTGTCCAGTCAGATATAGGGGTGGAGATTACCCTCTTGTTAATGATGCCATATTAACCAGGGAAATGGGATTTACATTGatgtggcttaccaattttatgatcatgacTTATACAAAACctctgtttttgaaaatacatgcacTCTGCTTGTATCTTGTAGTTTGTTTGTAGTTTGCTTGTAGCTAATCTGGCCAGACCAGTCACActgccattgtatttaaatatttttacttagccttgaagTGCTCCAATACCCCCACCTTTTTTCTATTATCGTCCACCTCCATATTCCAGGGTGTGGTATTATTAAATAATGGCAAGTTTACTGTGACCTTGATTTGATATGGTCAGATTTACATAAGATACAGTGGACTCGATCCTGTAAAAACCTTTGTAACaagccttaaaggtgaactaaagcttaactaaagaagcagcaagaaatgttgtacattatgttttgggattctttaccagcccaaggatgccccagtagctccccatcttctttgatgctgattcactgcacatgctctgtgctaccgtcacttactgagcttagggacccactcacaatatacagtacacatagaatataaatgtcacaatataaggctgacatacatgacagcacagaaaccagtgcaattagcatcagaatttaataatcagccctgtaacatcagcttatattacaggtgaacctcattttctgcttgataatttgtgacgacccctaagctaagcttctaaacagctgctcagagcccactgaacatgtgagtggtgacccccctgtgacaagtttgaagtcctggatcattgctgctattgagaagctaaaactttaggctggtgcaataagttcattatataaaagatTAAATTTTTAGCgatattcatttctagggtttagttctcctttaaggttgccaaacaagcagatctctccctgatatgcccacactAGGGCCCAATGGTGGGATCCCAATTTTGAAAATACAGGCAGCTGGATCAAGAACTGTATCAacgaaccaatgtggtcctcgatccaatGGAATTTTCAATCAACATAGTCATTGATCTGGGAAGCCAGTCGGAcagacttggtctgttggcagcttatatgGCAGTGTTTGGACACCTTTCGGCAATGGCTAGTCTTTAAAGAAGTCACATATGTTTGCAGAAGGATCAACAAGTGTCAGCAAGGACACGGCAGTGGCATGGCATGGCCAACAGTGCACATGGTGATTCCAGACGGGCACTCACTTGTTCCTGAGGGAAGGCTGAGGTGCCAATTCCTCTTGTAAACCTTAGAAAAAATTATGAAACTAACACAGCAGAGTATATACAAGCGGGTGAACCCCTGCATGATAAACAAGTACGGGTGCCCCCCATTTCCATATGTTCTGCTGTGTTGGTACCATATTGTTTGTGGGTGCTGACCCTCCATACTGAGCACCAAGCTATTGCACTGGCAAGTATGTGCTAGTGATCCATTTTCACATTTGGAGATAAATCCGtggtctaaaaaaaacttttgctattGCCCTTCCCCAGCTTTTAATGTAGAAACCCACCTCATTGTGACATTATGTGCAACAGAGCCATTATTAAACACATTTACAACTTggatattaatttatttattttaataatattaattatacatCAGAAGCCAaaactttatgggaaaaaagcttCCACGTGGAAAAAGGACACGAGACATGTAGAAGACAGACTTGACATATAGGAGGCACATAAGTCAACATTTTTGGTGAAAGGAACATCTCTGGGAGTCACATATGGAAAAGCAAACTGAAGGATGACTTCAGGCGGATGAGGGGAAAGTTAAAATCTAGATGAGAAGTGGCAAAAAGTGTGGTAAATAGTGCTGGAATTTAGGAAGTGTTAGATGAAAAGTGATGAATGAAAGAAGAGGCAAATGTGTTGTTAGGAGATGACTTGACATGATGGGCAATGTCTCAATGGTGAGAAGCATGTTCCAAAGAATTCCACACAGCAAGCAACGGAATGTTTGAAATTGTTCCTTTGGGCAAATTCCGTAATTGGTTCCAGATTTGCCTTAATGTCCATTTCACTGAAAGGAGATGTTTGCAGCAAGGTGAAAGCACTCACCCATTAAACACGCACAGCATTGGCAGCTTACAGCAATAGTTTATAGCACCTCCACCCCTAATTACTAAATACTTATGCCATGATTGCATGCCCAGCATCTTGTTCCCCACACCATCATCCTAAATATTTCTACAGAAGTGATTGAGGCTTCTAGTGTGCATGACAAATGTACTGGTGGTGGTGTGAATGTTGAAGGTGCTGCTGGGTattcataatatagaaaacatgaTCCTGCTTAGTATGTAGCATGTTTACTGATGCTAATATTGTAGTAACATTATAGAAGTCTATGTACCTTGCTAAGAGAATTATGATATTTGTATAGGATGCATGTAAGAGAAGATTCCACACAGAAGGTTCATTGATGAGGTCATACGTCAGGTTATATGTGAGATATAAATCTTACTTATCTAGGTTTAGTAGCAGGTTCCTGTACACGTATGTGAGTATCTGATGGTTGTTAAGGAACTGGACCAAAAATGGTGTGAGGTATCTGATGATATGTCTAAGAGATGGGCCCTTCAGAAGACAATATGGTCTCAGATGAAGTATGTGTTAGTTACGAAGAGCACTGGAGTTTCCTTTCAATGTAGAGCCACTTAATATTTGTAGACAGTAATTTCAGAAACACACGTCAAGCTCTCACTCTCCCCCTCAGACTGCACAGAACTGAGGTCGCATCTCCTGGCTTTACCACCTCCTTGTTATAGGTGAAGGGCAGACAATGGCCCATGTAGGGTTAGAACAAAAGCAGCTTCCTCTTGAGTTCATTCCTCTTCCATAGAGACAATTTAACAAATTCTTCCACGGGCATACAGAAGAGGCGCTGGAAGTCTTCAGGGGACAGGTACCTCTAACAAGGAGAGACAAATCAAGATGTGATTTAATGGACAGTGAAGCAGTCAAAGTGAGGAACATACAAATATTAGAGCAGTGCTGTGCAAAGTTGTACATATAGTGGGTTATTATTTCTCATACCACATATTCAAAGCTAGATTgtattaaaattatgtttttaaaagaattacATGGAGCCCTTAAGCAGACTGGGGGCAATTAAAATCCCCAATTTTGACACATGTGGCCCACGGGCCACTTTGGACAGCCCTGTGTTAGAGTATAGAGACCtgaccaacttctgtggtacaaagggacggaatttttctggcctacatggtggagggccaataatggaagccagttttgatgactccctgtttttaaaccacatctactttaaaccacacccatgttaccagaagaccatgtccacattaatgttgGTAGCAccccaaaaaccaaatggttggtgctcactgcagggatatcactcattactcatatgtgaaaaaagtttagtcatacccttaaatccatatgactcctcctcccctgtggataacacatcaaccccccagcacatgaataaataccttagggccccctaacgataattttcaaatgttaacaaaccaccagaacaaataccagcttatgtttcacaggcagagcagggcacacacatggagcatagggcaggaaagtatggcacacagggagcatagggcaggcagggtatggcacacacaggaagcataggtcaggcagagtatggcacacacaggcagagtaggacagacaaagtatggcacacacagggagcatagggcaggccaagtatggcacacacagggagcaaatggcaagcagagtatggcacacacaggcactgtagggcaggcaaagtatggcacacacaggaagcataaggcaggcaggttatggcacaaacagggagaatAGGGTAGGCAacgtatggcacacagggagcataaaacaggcagagtatggcacacacaggaagcatagggaaggcagagtatggcacacacagggagcatagggaaggcagagtgtggcacacacagggagcacagggaaggcagagtatggcacacacagggagcataaggcaggcagagtatggcacacacaaggaacacagggaaggcagagtatggcacacacagggagcataaggcaggcagattatggcacacacagggagcgtggggaaggcagagtatggcacacacagggaacatagggtaggcagagtatggcacacaaagggagcatagggaagacaccacagagcaggagacagggaaacctatcagaacCATGCTAAGAAGTACTACATAAAGTGACAGTGCttgtgcccctccagcagtttgtatggatgtgaataggtgaacaatgtggaaagtttcagtctgggtctcaggtgtgaacagtacagggctttaggggtgtgaaccatagaggtgttacaagtgtgaacaatgcagcgggggattacatgtgtgaacaatacaggggattacagtcagaatttgaggtttaaacaatgcagggaccaattaatatctgtagtgataccttttaaatcttacatgtGGTaggcagacacagcaggcagactttaatgtgggggccacacaaggggggggggtcaggagacaccagttggacagccctgctatagAACCTTTAGATTTAGACACAAAAACTGATTGATAAGGGGGCATTCCACACAAAGAAAACAACATTAGAAATGTACTACATGGCCACAATGTGGTTACCCGTGTAATTAATGGACTTGGCTATTTCAGCCAAACCCTTTAATTATGGGTGCATACCATCAAGCTTGTAGCCATGCAATCTACTGACAAACATTAGCAGTAAAACTAGTCGTACAGAGGAGCTCAGTGACTTTCAACATGGCCACCCTTCcaacaaatcagatttttgccATGCTAATCCTACAGAAGTTAGTGATGTTAACCTTGAGTGGAAACATAAAGCAAGAAAGTGTGAAAGAACTTGTCTGGCATGCACAGAGCCCAGACCTGAACAACTGTGGGATGAATTTAAATGATGACTGACAACCAGGAGCCATGGCCCATCATGAGTGTCTAATCTCACTGATCTCACTTGTATAGGAATGGAGGCAATCCTAGCAGCTATATTTCAAAATCTAGGGAAAAGCCTTCAGATGAGACTGGAGGCTGTAATAGCAGCAAAGGGATGACGGCTTCATATGAACGCCTCAGATGgttgtgaaataaaatgttcaataaGCACATTTGGATGTGGTGTTCATGTTAGCCATGCTATGTATAATtcaggaaagaaagaaatcacgATAATAAACAATAACCCTAATTAGACTGATCTCTCTTATCTTCCTCACCTCCAGCTGAGTCCTGTCAACCCCTGGGGGCAGTTTCTGGCGCCCTCTATTAGTCACAATTAGCATATCGTAAGGAAAGATCTGTAGAAGAAAGAGAAACCAAAATAGAAAGTTTATGGGACTGTGGGTGGGTTGTGAAAAGAGTGTTATGCTCAAAGGAACTAGAAATAGACTGTAAGTGTAAACAGGGCCGGACTTACAGCAgccacccctaggcctgctgacgTTCATCGCCCCAGTTCCCTCCCTTTGattcgcacaaattttcatcataggGACCGGAGCAATTGGGATtagcgcacaggaaatttttaaaacgattgtatctccagcgcgtccccagtgtttttgaaccaatgtggttgggaagcatgccgccccctcaaatcctgccaccctaggcccgggccttggtggcctttacacaaatccaggcctgagtggAAAGGAAGGAAGAGCATAATCCAGTCCAGGATTCCAATAATGTATTTAACACAATAGGGCTCATGTGCATCTACAAGTGCAGTTGGGGGCTCCGCAATTTCCCTGCAGTTAGGTGCACATAAAACCACTTTAAACACTCCTTGCAGTTTCATATAGTTGTGCTTGGCTTCACTCAGGCCTTTCCAGCTTTCCTTTAAAAATCTGGGCCTACTGGTGCAgcggaaccctggagctaccgccacctCCTGGTCGGCTCCAGGATTCCCTGCACACCACGCATCAATAGGGCACACTTGCGCCTAAACAGGGCTGGATCTCTATTTCCGGTGCCCCCAGGCCGGCTGAGTCATtttgatcctgcctgtccctcTCAAGTGTGCATACCTTATCTGCCAGGACTGTGACTTTGCACGAGGGAGATTTCATCGATTGTCAAAATCTCCCACGCAGATGTGACTTGGTAGCTTGGCGTCATGCTGCcgtataccgaaccgaatcctaatttgcatatccgaaccgaatcctggattcggtgcatccctactttcaacaGGTCCCTCATATGCTGGATCTGATCTCATAGCAGCACACAGTGATTATAGAGGGAGGTATCATGCCATAAATAACAGGCAGTGTAATGGCCAATTAAAAATATATCCCTCATGCCACTTCCTAATAATGGCTGCCATTATTGGCTTCCTCTAGACATGGCCCTTCTCTCTTAGCATATTCATTTATTCACAGATATGCATTAGCACCTTCTGTTCCAGCATGCTGGGAAGTGAAATGCCTCGGTCCATCCGCGATCGCTGACTTTCTCCATTCTGTGAGAAATAAATATTTCCAGAATATCTGCAAGATGTAGTCATTGCCACCTGACTCAAATGATTCCTTGGCATGCTTACCTGAAATTCtatgaagtaaaaaaatatgttattgattatatataatattatatataattatatgattataattatGAAAAGGGAAACTGTATTGAAACACATCAGCTGAATTTATCTTCTGGCCATGGGGCCCACTCTGATGCCCAGATCAAATGTCCCATTCCCCATAACAAGTCCTGCTAACAAACCCACCTAGTTGGACAGCAGTAGGAAATTCCCAAGGTCTAGATCCCATTTAGTAGGACCAGTCTTATGATACTAACTGCAATGACAAATCTATCTGTTATTGACATAAATGATAATATAAAAAAGCCTTCTTACCTGCACCTTCTTTTGGACAATCTGGAGCTGGAAACTCTGCAGACATGAGCTGAATAAAGGGAAAGGACAGAGAAAAGTGTCACTTAAGTTGCTCCCCCTTAGTGTGGTACAtgtacacacacagtcacacacacatgattttctttttaataaaatcttttcTCGATGATTTGTACCATTACCTTAGCCAAATCTACATACCCTTGTTAAGCTGCTCCTTCCGTACCCAGAGTGCACCGCTGCAGAGAAAGAAAACAATGAAGGGGGGGGGTGTAGAGAATTAGATAAGTTCAGATGTGGGTATTTAAACCCTTATGAGTTCTCCTGATATGGGAAGAATATCTGGATCTCTGGTATATGCCATGTATCATAATGTATGCCAGTATGAGAACAATGACCATGGTAGGTGGGTACCAAACTGCTGAATATGTTGCAGTCTGCTTGGGCCTTGGACGTGCAGATTTCAGAAGCTTGAAGGGACCCTATAGGGTGGCATTTTTGGTCTTTGGGTACACAGTCGGTGTTACCGTGGGGTGTTGTACCCTTTACTATGGTCTAATTGTGAAGTAGCTTTTGTAATATCACAGTATACTATATGACTTGTGTAACTTGAACCTGGTGGAAATATCTAATGTCACTGGTCTCTAAGAGTTACCACCTATGTAGCATTTCTAGTGCTATGCACCAGTTTTCATCCCTTATGCAGTCATTGTACTGGTGGGCATGCAAGTGCTACTGCACCTTTTGTGTACTGCCTTCCACAATACAGGGTGGCAGTGGGAGCAGTGCTGGTGGACATATAGCTTGTGCAGTTCAATCCAGTCCCttttctatatattgtatattttagctAGTGGCGTTaagtctaaaacaactggactttctgcATTTACTTGAAAGTGATTCACCGCCATCCATCACCTGGATCAATGAGAATCTCCCCAGACAGCCTTAGATAATTTGCCAATGCCCAAGGAACACTATATATTAATTACTATTCTGAGCAAATCAGAAAAAAGGCCACATAAGtctaatgagcagggccctccttacctgtaatctgtatgtttcattatacatttttctgaTATACAGAGTCTGGGAATATGTTGActcttattataattattattaatatcaataataatatgtATAGTGCTGATTGAAAAGAGGTACTACTAGTACATAGTAAATGGAATTAGAAAatggttacattttaatttttaaattgtttctccTACAGTGGCGCATGCACGTCGGCTATTCCACACActacaatggattttttaattgACTCACACTAAGCAGTACATTTAACTTCCCACTGGGACTGGACTCATAAAATCCCCCTAGACATAATACTTCTATTCATTAGTCTTCGGTCCTTTGTCTCTTGTCCTTGAAACTGGCCTCATCCTGCGGAGACTCCTAATGACCTCTGCAGTGATTAGACCTCCTCAGTAATGCTGTTTATTTGACCATTAAATGGAACCATCAAGTTCTTATTTATAATGAAGAGTGTTACTAGAACTGAGCATTGCATTGAGCTAAATACTAATTGATATTTGTATTGCTTGTATTTATACAACCACATTTGTAGAAATTGGCCTTCAAGAACAACAATATTCCAAGGCATAAAGACGCCACTGAGCTCTCCATAAATCCAGTTTCTTGGCTTATGGCCAATTGATTACTAATCTTTCCCTAAAATCTCTCACAGAAACAGCCTTCACACCATTAAATGTTCAGTATTTTGGCATTCTAGCATATATAATCCCTTGTTGATACAGCTTCATGGCACCACTATTATATTCATTCTGGAATTCAGGGAAAATGCACTGAATTGTTGGACAAAAGACATGGTGGCAAAAAAGACATGGTGGCATTAGGACCCACTGACTCCTGGCTACAGTTGTATCTTTTTGCTTTTGGATGAGCTACAGTTGCATCTTTTTGCTTTTGGATTCCACCGACTACTGGGCCTACTGGGAGTTATCCTGGTATTCTGGTGGACCAgtcaaaaacttttttctgtgCACCCTAGTAGTGTAACTACAGAGGCTACAGGGAGCCCAGAAAATGTTTCTGGCAAGGGGGCTGGAGCCTATATAGAAAGTGCTGCTATCAACTTTAAAAAGGACAGAAATGGGTTGAGTGGTTTCAGTGTAGAAGGAAACATACCCCAGTGGTGTAATTATAGGGGCAGCAGGGagctcagaattttttttttggaaaggggACCTGAGcctatatagttacaccactagttCTTTATAAATGCTTatataaaatgctttataaagGACAGAAATGGGGTTGGGTGGTTTCAGTATTGAAGGAAAGTGACATGATAATTCCCCCAAACCTCTCTGTGTGCTATTGCCCATGAAGAGACAGTATTACAGAGCACAGAGTCAACACATACGTGTATAGAATGGTGTCCGGTCAGGCAGGGAGCGAGTCTTCCTCTTTGGAGTGCCACCTTTCTGCATTTCCTCTTTCAGGATGAGTTTCCCCAGATTAGAGTGGATCTGTGAGTGAGATCACAGGTCAGAAATGGCAAAGGGGTAGAGGGGTATGTGGGAGACCAGGGGAGATGAAAGCAAAGTAGGAAATACAGGCAGGCAAATAATGGGGTGTGGGGGCATTAAAGGAAACAGTCAATGAGGTTGAGGATCAGGAGGGAAAAGTAGGGGGAGGAACAGATAAGATTAGTGGAATTTGATGTATAAATTCATATACCAGCATACTGTGTATTCTATACCTTGTTTAGCTTCATGTCCAGTAGGTCTCTCACAACCTCCCCTTCTTCACTCTCTTCCTCTCCACTTTTGGACTTTGAACGACGTCTCTCAGACTCTAAACGCCAAAGACAGGGATTAGCAGGGACATAGCCAATGATGCACAGAGATACATCATAGCAAGCAGTATGGGACACCTGGATTATTCCACAGGAGATCTGGAATGAAACTACATCACAAACACAACTGTCATGCAGAGATTCAGGTAAGACTGCATTCATCAACAGGGAAGTGGCTCTTCAGCCATTTTAGTGACAACTGCCATAGAATCTACAGCACACGTATAAAAAGTAATATGTCAATACTGAAGATTCTATGGTTCCATGTTTCTCTTTGATCGACGGTGTTACTGGCTGATGAGGAAAGGATTAATAAATAGACAACAAGAAGCATCAGCTCAATTATTTTCAATACTGTTTGGCTTGCCGTACAGATTAGATGGGGTTTGGTCACATTTACTCACTAGCAAGTGCCAGTCTCCCTGTAGGGCACCTAGGGCTCATtgatgaacactgggcaaattttcaagggtagtaacccatagcaaccaatacttAATATACTTTCCacagggttactgcccagatgcagatTTGCATATTGTTCATAAATGAGCTCCCCCCCAgtggcatttattttaaattcagagTTCCAGCAGCACCCCTGCTCTGCCCCCCATGTTTTGCTATATATGTACTGACATGCACTGTACTGAATATGCTGCATCAGAGGAAATACTAAAGTTGGTACACTAATGGTGGCTAAAGGAGTTAGTCTACATTGGATTAAATCTGGGCCCATTTGATTAGCTGCAATAGGAACTGCCAGCAGGGTAAGCAAATCTAATCACCCCTCTCAGCTCTGATTTTATCTGCTTCCTGCTCTTGGGCAGCTCTGGTGGGGGGAGCCCTGTCCCAGGGCTTTCTCCACTACATGGATGCATATGGGCCAAAGTAAGCAACGTAGAGCAATCgctgtctctctgtctctagTGGTCAACGACTCTcattttgctttccctttttctgtttgacaaaattaacttttctgaTACCATCAAGCCCCATCAAGGTACAGGGTGCATTTCAATGACCTGTAACGTGTGCAGGCAACCCCTGGCATATCCCATCATGTTCTACAAATCTTATCAATATGCTTTCCGCCACACTAAGACCAAGTAACACCCCTCATTCATACCTACTACTGCCAAAGAAGGTGGGCATGGCCAATAGTCTGTCTCAATCTTTGCAGGCTGATTGGGATCTGGTGGTTTTGCAGCCGGAAACTTTGATGATTCAACGATGGGGTCATCGGACAGTCTGTGTAAGATTCCTGATTCTGAGACATGATGAAAGATTAAATTAAAGTGTATATGCTAAGAATGCCATTGACAGGCCGTCCCAATAGCAGAGACTCCAACCTGGATGTGAAGAGATCAGGGGGCATCTTGGCCATGCCTGTCCTGCTCTGACTCCACCCACATTCTGCCACAGCCATGCTCCTTGTTATACTGATATGGGCATCGGAGGACTTTAGGAGAATATTCTATTGATTTCAATGCTGGATAGTTCggttttgggtgcaaattactgacgATAGGAGAATGGGGACAAATACTTAAACCTGGGAGACTCACTACAAATATGGGGGAGTTGACATGTCTACAATGGGGTAATAAAGGCCACCTGAAGAAACAAGGCTGTGAGGTGTGGGTAAGAATCACTGGCATCAAGTATTAGCCTGATGTAGAGCCTTGACtttacaacatatacagtatgttttatcacaaaaaagtaataaaacataCGTAGGTTTGTAAGTGAAACTATTCTCAGTGGCAGAGGCAGAGTTAGTATGATGAGTCATTGGGTTTGGTTACAGTTTGTTTGAGCTCCTCACCTTTCACTCTGTAGATTGGTGGCTTCTTATATAAATTGGGCTCAGCCTGAGACAACTCTGGAGAGATAAAACAGACAAGCGGGATACAAAAATGCTGAGAATTTTAGAATTAAtataaaacaatgaaagaaaCAACAAATTATTGGTGTCATAAATATGATCTTACATTAATGTGTTACAGGACTTATTGGTTATTGTTTGTTGTAAATACACAATGAGACCTGCCTTTTCAATAATTCTATTCCAATTATTGGACACAATTTGACACACAACTATAAGTGACACTTAACATTTTAAGTGCTTTGTTCTCCCTTTAACTACCTGGGCAGTGGAAATGTTGGACTCCTCCTCTCGGTGAGCTGGTTCCTCCACGAGCTCCATGCACAACTTGGCCACTAGCAGTAGACTTGGTCTCAGCCCAAATTGCAGCGACCTAGCAAATGGAAAACAATTTAACTATTAACATATTGGATCTCATTTCACACTTCTCCCAGTGCCCCATAATACCTCTACAGTTACCTCGGGAGATGGTGGTGGTGTAATGGACCTGGGTGACAGGGAGCGCTGCAAGAGAACCAACAATTTTAATGAATAGTTATCA
Coding sequences:
- the dmtn.S gene encoding dematin actin binding protein S homeolog isoform X2: MEKIPKAPQTSPGSVVSLRGSNVPGSPSSISARMDRRGLGYKDLAALPRDKAILDIERPDLMIYEPHFTYTVLENTETLRSRERSLSPRSITPPPSPEVAAIWAETKSTASGQVVHGARGGTSSPRGGVQHFHCPELSQAEPNLYKKPPIYRVKESGILHRLSDDPIVESSKFPAAKPPDPNQPAKIETDYWPCPPSLAVVESERRRSKSKSGEEESEEGEVVRDLLDMKLNKIHSNLGKLILKEEMQKGGTPKRKTRSLPDRTPFYTPVHSGYGRSSLTRLMSAEFPAPDCPKEGAEFQIFPYDMLIVTNRGRQKLPPGVDRTQLERYLSPEDFQRLFCMPVEEFVKLSLWKRNELKRKLLLF
- the dmtn.S gene encoding dematin actin binding protein S homeolog isoform X3, which translates into the protein MEKIPKAPQTSPGSVVSLRGSNVPGSPSSISARMDRRGLGYKDLAALPRDKAILDIERPDLMIYEPHFTYTVLENTETLRSRERSLSPRSITPPPSPEVAAIWAETKSTASGQVVHGARGGTSSPRGGVQHFHCPELSQAEPNLYKKPPIYRVKESERRRSKSKSGEEESEEGEVVRDLLDMKLNKIHSNLGKLILKEEMQKGGTPKRKTRSLPDRTPFYTPVHSGYGRSSLTRLMSAEFPAPDCPKEGAEFQNGESQRSRMDRGISLPSMLEQKIFPYDMLIVTNRGRQKLPPGVDRTQLERYLSPEDFQRLFCMPVEEFVKLSLWKRNELKRKLLLF
- the dmtn.S gene encoding dematin actin binding protein S homeolog, whose protein sequence is MEKIPKAPQTSPGSVVSLRGSNVPGSPSSISARMDRRGLGYKDLAALPRDKAILDIERPDLMIYEPHFTYTVLENTETLRSRERSLSPRSITPPPSPEVAAIWAETKSTASGQVVHGARGGTSSPRGGVQHFHCPELSQAEPNLYKKPPIYRVKESGILHRLSDDPIVESSKFPAAKPPDPNQPAKIETDYWPCPPSLAVVESERRRSKSKSGEEESEEGEVVRDLLDMKLNKIHSNLGKLILKEEMQKGGTPKRKTRSLPDRTPFYTPVHSGYGRSSLTRLMSAEFPAPDCPKEGAEFQNGESQRSRMDRGISLPSMLEQKIFPYDMLIVTNRGRQKLPPGVDRTQLERYLSPEDFQRLFCMPVEEFVKLSLWKRNELKRKLLLF
- the dmtn.S gene encoding dematin actin binding protein S homeolog isoform X1, which codes for MEKIPKAPQTSPGSVVSLRGSNVPGSPSSISARMDRRGLGYKDLAALPRDKAILDIERPDLMIYEPHFTYTVLENTETLRSRERSLSPRSITPPPSPEVAAIWAETKSTASGQVVHGARGGTSSPRGGVQHFHCPELSQAEPNLYKKPPIYRVKESGILHRLSDDPIVESSKFPAAKPPDPNQPAKIETDYWPCPPSLAVVESERRRSKSKSGEEESEEGEVVRDLLDMKLNKIHSNLGKLILKEEMQKGGTPKRKTRSLPDRTPFYTPVHSGYGRSSLTRLMSAEFPAPDCPKEGAEFQVSMPRNHLSQVAMTTSCRYSGNIYFSQNGESQRSRMDRGISLPSMLEQKIFPYDMLIVTNRGRQKLPPGVDRTQLERYLSPEDFQRLFCMPVEEFVKLSLWKRNELKRKLLLF